One Brassica napus cultivar Da-Ae chromosome A5, Da-Ae, whole genome shotgun sequence DNA window includes the following coding sequences:
- the LOC106369570 gene encoding meiosis-specific protein ASY2-like, whose protein sequence is MASGNRLSREEKGKDIATSPSPARDADGGPLEDFDIIHRDALRDTENMSLSQRLLVADAHRQFREEIEENVEDEDREASGSEAPSLVVRPRRRARRRGRIDQSGRLPAPRSVPFYEVDCRPVIYHPGGIFEELPSLPPEALRDPRVQSWGNVFSSCSSNETVKRLLRESGGAGVTFLIPSTDQRPWSPPVGYQCVYESYFKDQTKLWFPIPRLITSYAFRRDIAISQLLNGSLRIAVMLMVMAAEMDVSMSVRVFEELTFTKAEPNGIFSVKMRASYNVLTGHPNKTQDWQRAYFFIKSDEHAFEEPPGDDYRVLWNQQLVRHPNTIAYPEKFFETAQLIATHSHLRWPDLSREWIRRQQARIARVDWESRLPCVLGPRKSRLSLFTRKQQKLLNQARKMEGVPDLSALLKGKLQMLSTTPSSAGASEARPVPVDGDANSEPPAQSSPKKKTNKVNKAKAKDGSVPLEVAPSAANVAEAAAKKKKKKGSKKRSREEASVEARETSAAARDDDAERDDPAGSTRGSPEERPKKKSKKKAAEDDGTSAPEIPSRSGETATEVGDGSRGESPSSKGAPSSSARETGAGSGGSLPRKTGGGVRFPDRVEFLYDEATPLVLNPLRCAELTRQIRGGTKELPPVEDLYFKKEYIDAAMAGRRSDGSMNYLVEKYDSTLKQTMVQLGASDKLARTRLSVIERLRAENKKAGDKAAKEKEVLRVKFEELEDKLKSDRLAKKDALREKTRLERLVASLEKEKAELEEERDAVVGTLVKERQRLRDSRVQEVTRERIKVQTAMADKSTRCIGKVKGYLDRVMAREKAKNLYGQASGTKKCLEMIRDSGVAIPPSMINIFSEQEKMYEAEVANLYLEPFSDDDFALSPLNLPSRFVNEELMGVLDPYGSNVGLIGHESASQLITSREATEDPIDEPMVDITSALSERTVVPEGNTIEERLDGSDPEETGDAIQTDTGDVAAEDPVLVSSSEEREGDEVGEEETRSSPALAEEVDPILPVSDPPAPVEGLGDQVVERETTEALDPSRDDQDVVV, encoded by the exons ATGGCTTCAGGGAATCGGCTATCGCGCGAGGAAAAAGGGAAAGATATAGCTACTTCGCCAAGCCCGGCTAGGGATGCGGACGGGGGTCCGTTGGAGGATTTCGACATAATCCATCGTGATGCTCTGCGGGATACGGAGAACATGAGCCTTTCCCAGCGCCTTCTGGTCGCTGATGCCCATAGACAGTTTCGCGAAGAAATCGAAGAAAACGTTGAGGACGAGGATAGAGAGGCGAGTGGTTCTGAAGCGCCTAGCCTTGTCGTAAGACCTAGGAGACGGGCTCGTCGGAGGGGTCGTATCGACCAGTCAGGCCGTCTCCCTGCTCCGAGAAGTGTTCCGTTCTACGAAGTAGACTGTCGTCCTGTGATATATCACCCTGGTGGGATTTTCGAAGAACTACCTTCGCTGCCTCCCGAAGCGTTACGCGACCCGCGAGTTCAATCGTGGGGGAACGTTTTCAGTTCCTGTTCTTCCAACGAGACCGTGAAGAGATTGCTAAGAGAGAGTGGTGGCGCTGGAGTCACCTTCCTCATTCCGTCAACCGATCAGCGGCCGTGGTCGCCACCGGTTGGTTACCAGTGCGTGTATGAATCTTACTTCAAGGATCAGACGAAGCTCTGGTTCCCAATCCCCAGACTGATCACGTCTTACGCATTTCGTCGGGATATTGCCATTTCTCAGCTGCTGAACGGGTCGCTGCGCATAGCCGTCATGTTGATGGTTATGGCAGCGGAGATGGATGTTTCGATGAGCGTGAGGGTGTTTGAGGAGCTGACTTTCACGAAGGCGGAGCCTAACGGGATCTTCTCGGTAAAGATGAGAGCGAGTTACAACGTTTTGACTGGTCATCCCAACAAGACGCAGGATTGGCAACGCGCTTACTTCTTCATTAAGTCCGACGAGCATGCCTTCGAGGAGCCGCCGGGGGACGATTATCGCGTTTTATGGAATCAGCAACTTG TTCGTCATCCCAATACAATTGCTTATCCAGAGAAATTCTTCGAAACTGCTCAACTGATCGCGACGCACAGTCATCTCAGGTGGCCGGATCTTAGTCGGGAGTGGATACGTCGGCAACAAGCTAGGATCGCCAGAG TTGATTGGGAATCGAGACTTCCTTGTGTACTCGGTCCCCGCAAATCACGTCTCTCCCTATTTACTCGGAAGCAACAAAAACTCCTTAACCAAGCTAGAAAGATGGAGGGAGTTCCCGACTTAAGTGCCCTGTTGAAAGGGAAGCTTCAAATGCTCTCGACGACACCGTCTTCTGCCGGCGCCTCGGAGGCCAGGCCTGTTCCCGTAGACGGAGATGCGAACTCCGAGCCGCCAGCTCAGAGTTCCCCAAAGAAGAAAACCAACAAGGTCAACAAGGCCAAAGCCAAGGACGGGAGTGTCCCTTTGGAAGTGGCGCCATCTGCTGCCAATGTCGCTGAAGCCGcggctaagaagaagaagaaaaaagggaGCAAGAAAAGGTCTCGCGAGGAGGCTTCTGTTGAGGCTAGGGAAACCTCAGCTGCCGCAAGGGATGATGATGCGGAAAGAGACGATCCAGCCGGTTCTACTCGGGGATCGCCTGAGGAGCGTCCCAAGAAGAAGTCGAAGAAGAAAGCCGCGGAAGACGATGGGACTTCGGCTCCCGAGATTCCTTCCAGAAGTGGAGAAACGGCTACCGAAGTCGGAGATGGATCTCGGGGTGAATCTCCGTCGAGTAAAGGAGCCCCTTCGTCTTCTGCGAGGGAGACCGGTGCGGGAAGCGGAGGTTCGCTTCCGCGGAAGACGGGAGGAGGAGTTCGTTTTCCGGACCGCGTAGAGTTCCTTTACGATGAGGCGACTCCGTTGGTCCTGAATCCACTTCGGTGTGCTGAACTGACTCGCCAGATCCGTGGTGGGACCAAGGAGTTGCCGCCGGTCGAGGACTTATACTTCAAAAAGGAGTATATTGACGCGGCTATGGCGGGCAGACGG AGCGACGGGAGCATGAATTACCTCGTGGAGAAGTACGACAGCACCCTGAAGCAGACGATGGTCCAGCTGGGCGCCTCGGATAAACTCGCACGGACAAGATTGAGCGTAATCGAGAGGTTACGCGCTGAGAACAAAAAGGCCGGCGACAAAGCGGCCAAAGAGAAAGAGGTCCTCCGAGTTAAATTTGAGGAGTTGGAGGACAAGCTGAAGTCTGACCGTCTTGCGAAGAAGGACGCTCTCCGCGAGAAAACCCGCTTAGAGCGATTGGTCGCTTCCCTCGAGAAGGAGAAGGCTGAACTCGAGGAAGAGAGGGACGCTGTCGTCGGGACGCTGGTCAAAGAGAGGCAACGTCTGAGGGATTCTAGGGTTCAGGAGGTCACCCGTGAGAGGATCAAGGTCCAGACGGCTATGGCGGACAAGTCTACTCGCTGTATAGGTAAAGTGAAGGGCTATCTGGATCGCGTCATGGCGCGAGAGAAGGCCAAGAACCTATACGGGCAGGCTTCAGGAACCAAAAAGTGTCTCGAGATGATTAGAGATAGCGGGGTGGCGATTCCGCCGAGTATGATCAACATCTTCTCGGAGCAGGAGAAGATGTATGAAGCTGAAGTCGCCAATCTTTACCTCGAGCCGTTCTCTGATGATGACTTtgctctctctcctctcaaCCTTCCTTCTCGATTTGTGAATGAAGAGCTTATGGGGGTACTTGACCCGTATGGATCTAATGTTGGTCTGATTGGCCACGAGTCTGCCTCCCAGTTGATCACTTCCCGCGAGGCGACTGAAGATCCGATCGATGAGCCGATGGTTGACATTACTTCTGCTTTATCGGAGCGTACCGTCGTTCCCGAAGGAAATACCATCGAGGAGCGCCTTGACGGGAGCGACCCCGAGGAGACCGGGGACGCGATTCAAACAGACACGGGGGATGTAGCCGCTGAAGATCCGGTCTTAGTTTCTTCATCTGAGGAGCGAGAAGGGGACGAAGTGGGCGAGGAGGAGACCAGGTCATCGCCGGCGCTTGCTGAAGAGGTGGACCCGATCCTGCCAGTTTCCGACCCTCCTGCTCCGGTTGAAGGCCTTGGTGATCAAGTCGTTGAACGGGAAACGACCGAAGCGCTCGACCCGAGTAGAGACGACCAAGATGTTGTGGTCTGA